In Henningerozyma blattae CBS 6284 chromosome 7, complete genome, a single genomic region encodes these proteins:
- the TFG2 gene encoding transcription factor IIF subunit TFG2 (similar to Saccharomyces cerevisiae TFG2 (YGR005C); ancestral locus Anc_4.142) → MNNIIGNTSRTTDMNTTEINSGNDGYQSQDEEVFDGNDIENNETKVYEESLDLNLTNNNRQVWLVRLPMFLAKVWRDRNNLHGQELGKIKINKDGSKIKLMLNENDNDSIPHEYDLELTKKVVENEFVFTEQNLKKYQQREKELAADPEKQRQAYLKKQEREEELKKKQQQQKRRNNRRKFNHRVMTDRDGRDRYIPYVKTIPKKTAVIGTICHECQVMPSMHDPNYNKIVEQRRNIVKYNNKERITTLDETVGVTMSHTGMSMRSDNSNFLKVGREKTKNNIKSIRMPKKEILDYLFKLFDEYDYWSLKGLKERTRQPEAHLKECLDKVATLVKKGPYAFKYTLRPEYKKLKEEERKATLGELADDQGADGQNSDGMLGEGHENQEDQEEEVEMEDVI, encoded by the coding sequence ATGAACAATATTATAGGAAATACGAGTAGAACTACAGATATGAATACTACCGAAATTAATAGTGGCAATGACGGTTATCAATCtcaagatgaagaagtGTTTGATGGTAACGATATTGAAAACAATGAAACAAAAGTTTATGAAGAATCATTAGATTTAAACTTGACAAATAACAATAGACAAGTTTGGCTAGTTAGGCTACCCATGTTTTTAGCCAAAGTTTGGAGAGATAGAAATAACTTACATGGTCAAGAATTGggtaaaattaaaattaataaagatggtagtaaaattaaattaatgttaaatgaaaatgataatgattcaatTCCACATGAATatgatttagaattaaCGAAGAAAGTTGTCGAAAATGAGTTCGTATTTACTGAACAgaatctaaaaaaatatcagcagagagaaaaagaattagcCGCTGATCCTGAAAAACAAAGACAAGCTTATCTTAAGAAACAGGAGCGTGAAGAagaactaaaaaaaaaacaacaacaacagaaAAGACGTAACAATAGGAGGAAGTTTAATCACCGTGTGATGACTGATCGTGATGGTAGAGATAGATATATTCCGTATGTTAAGACTATTCCGAAGAAAACTGCTGTGATTGGTACTATTTGCCATGAATGTCAAGTAATGCCATCTATGCATGAtccaaattataataaaattgttgaaCAAAGACGTAACATTgtgaaatataataataaggaACGTATTACTACATTAGATGAAACTGTTGGTGTAACGATGTCGCATACCGGTATGTCTATGAGATCGGATAACtctaatttcttaaaaGTTGGTAGAGAAAAGACAAAGAACAATATCAAATCTATTAGAATGCCAAAGAAAGAAATCTTGGATTACTTATTCAAGttatttgatgaatatgattattGGTCATTAAAGGGTTTAAAAGAACGTACAAGACAACCTGAAGCTCATTTGAAGGAATGTTTAGATAAGGTTGCCACCTTAGTGAAGAAAGGTCCCTATGCCTTTAAGTATACTCTGAGACcggaatataaaaaattaaaggaagaagaaagaaagGCTACTTTAGGTGAATTAGCTGATGATCAAGGTGCAGATGGCCAGAACTCAGATGGAATGCTGGGAGAAGGCCATGAAAATCAAGAAGAccaagaagaagaagtcGAAATGGAGGATGTtatatga
- the PRP18 gene encoding mRNA splicing protein PRP18 (similar to Saccharomyces cerevisiae PRP18 (YGR006W); ancestral locus Anc_4.143), producing the protein MNNYEKVHKIIEEENLIELKDLKITLSEISNLSQSNRQNNLFEYNKSKLCKKCNLYIFYLINFKNSSKENRKSLLPLLIDLRNKEIEDNILVSISTILYYYQNKNILKCHESYYSLSIGNIAWPIGITNVGIHERNIKNSKKSNIMVNEVRRLWMSSLKSLLN; encoded by the coding sequence atgaataattatgaaaaagttcataaaattattgagGAAGAAAATCTTATcgaattaaaagatttaaagaTAACATTAagtgaaatttcaaatttatcgCAATCCAATAGGCAAAATAacttatttgaatataataaatcaaaattatgcaaaaaatgtaatttatatattttctatttaattaattttaaaaattcttccaAAGAAAATCGTAAGAGCTTACttccattattaattgatttacgTAATAAggaaattgaagataataTATTGGTATCAATCTCtactatattatattactaccaaaataaaaatatactaaAATGTCATGAAAGTTACTATTCTTTAAGTATTGGTAACATTGCTTGGCCAATTGGAATCACTAACGTTGGTATTCATGAACGTAACATTAAgaatagtaaaaaaagtaatataATGGTTAATGAGGTAAGACGGTTATGGATGAGCAGTCTGAAGAGCTTATTAAACTAA
- the CDH1 gene encoding Cdh1p (similar to Saccharomyces cerevisiae CDH1 (YGL003C); ancestral locus Anc_4.122), producing the protein MPEKIPNSFLNNTPNSSPLKSKDRKRFRRRSVYIGSSSSSSSILSSPSKRNNKNIYNNPHSAHSTNNNISINHSSSTIGLHHSNSGNNSNNGSSSNLNLNLTKAKSKNTVQYNDRFLPNRTDLDYNSMGSLSNSIKISLNSKPSSTEDQIEVQKERQIDETFDALLKNEIFGEKLLKDSLNNESTIDRIKSTRNSTNFSNTRRRLFDNSNNSPTNSNGPNIFLSGLPSNSNYTSSGNSNASADNISITNNNSSNINNNNSGHNVNNLYGRNPTTSNTTSPTRLSHSNTYSSSIHNDDSLDSIDYSSDELVSTPPDSQQFGNFYPTSIPSTPNRGNSLIKNNNLNGNNNNMNDSILSSNVYTTRGATVLTYRNQSPRRLSTASLLHSQFFDSVSPVRPDSKKLLLSPTKKFREIAKVPFRVLDAPSLADDFYYDLIDWSSTDMLAVALGQSIFLTDNNTSEIIHLCDTKNEFTSLSWINTGSHIAIGQSNGIIEIYDVTKRKCIRTLSGHTDRTACLSWNSHILTSGSRDRTILHRDVRMKDPFFERIKSHTQEVCGLKWNESDNKLVSGGNDNTVNIYDGCMPTPLLTLDEHTAAVKALAWSPHKRGILATGGGTADRKLKIWNINSSVKVNEVDTGSQVCNMIWSKNSDELVTSHGYSKYNLTLWNYPTLDPIAILKGHSFRVLHLTLSSDGTTVVSGAGDETLRYWKIFDKVKAKPKRSSILFDSFNQIR; encoded by the coding sequence ATGCCTGAGAAAATACCCAACTCATTTCTAAACAATACGCCAAATTCTTCTcctttaaaatcaaaagatAGAAAAAGATTCAGGCGGCGATCGGTCTATATTGGATCTTCATCTTCGAGCTCTTCGATACTAAGTTCACCATCAAAGAGAAATaacaagaatatttataataatccaCATAGTGCACACAGCACTAACAATAATATCTCAATTAATCACTCAAGTAGTACAATCGGCTTGCATCATAGTAATAGtggtaataatagtaataacgGTAGTTCAAGTAATTTGAACTTAAATCTAACAAAGgcaaaaagtaaaaatacTGTACAATATAATGATCGGTTTTTACCTAATAGAACAGACTTAGATTACAATTCAATGGGCTCACTATCTAATTCTATAAAAATTTCCTTAAACAGTAAGCCTTCGAGCACAGAGGATCAGATAGAAGTTCAAAAAGAACGGCAAATTGATGAAACCTTTGATgctttattaaagaatgaaatttttggtgaaaaattattaaaagattctTTGAACAATGAATCTACCATCGATAGAATTAAAAGTACAAGAAACTCAACCAATTTCTCAAATACACGACGGAGATTGtttgataattcaaataattcaccTACTAATAGCAATGgtccaaatatttttttgtcagGATTACcatcaaattcaaactaTACATCTTCTGGAAATAGTAACGCTTCTGCTGATAATATCAGtattactaataataacagtagtaatattaataataataattctggTCATAATGTTAATAATCTTTATGGTCGCAATCCAACTACCTCAAATACTACTAGCCCCACACGATTATCACATTCAAATACGTATTCATCATCTATACATAACGATGATTCACTCGATTCTATTGATTATTCCAGTGATGAGCTAGTATCTACCCCTCCAGATTCTCAACAGTTTGGAAATTTCTATCCTACCTCAATCCCTTCAACTCCAAATAGAggtaattcattaataaaaaataataatttaaatggtaataacaataatatgaatGATAGTATTTTATCTAGTAATGTTTATACAACGAGAGGCGCTACTGTTTTGACATATAGAAACCAATCTCCAAGACGTTTATCAACAGCATCATTACTTCATTctcaattttttgattcAGTATCGCCAGTCAGGCCagattcaaaaaaattattattatccccaactaaaaaatttagagaAATTGCAAAAGTTCCGTTCCGTGTACTAGATGCACCTTCTCTGGCAGATGATTTTTACTATGATTTAATAGATTGGTCGTCAACTGATATGTTAGCAGTTGCCTTGGGTCAATCTATTTTCTTAACcgataataatacaagtgaaattattcatttatgtgatacaaaaaatgaatttacGAGTTTAAGCTGGATAAATACAGGTTCACATATTGCAATTGGCCAAAGTAATGGCATAATAGAAATTTATGATGTTACAAAGAGAAAGTGTATCAGAACTTTATCTGGTCATACTGATCGCACTGCATGTTTATCATGGAATTCACATATATTGACATCTGGTAGCAGAGATCGTACAATACTGCATAGAGATGTTAGAATGAAGGACCCATTTTTTGAACGAATAAAATCCCACACTCAGGAAGTTTGTGGTTTAAAATGGAATGAGTCggataataaattagtCTCTGGTGGTAATGATAACACAGTTAATATTTATGATGGGTGTATGCCAACACCGCTTTTAACGTTGGATGAACATACTGCTGCAGTAAAAGCTTTGGCATGGTCTCCGCATAAAAGAGGAATATTGGCAACAGGTGGGGGTACTGCTgatagaaaattaaaaatttggaatattaatAGTTCAGTGAAAGTAAATGAAGTTGACACGGGTTCTCAAGTTTGTAATATGATATGGTCAAAAAATTCTGATGAACTTGTAACTTCTCATGGTTattctaaatataatttaacaTTGTGGAATTATCCAACATTAGATCCTATTGCAATTTTGAAAGGGCATAGTTTTAGAGTTCTTCATTTAACATTATCATCAGATGGTACAACGGTAGTTTCTGGTGCAGGTGATGAAACTTTGAGatattggaaaatatttgataaagtAAAAGCTAAACCAAAAAGATCATCAATACTTTTCGATTCATTTAATcaaattagataa